Proteins from one Portunus trituberculatus isolate SZX2019 chromosome 38, ASM1759143v1, whole genome shotgun sequence genomic window:
- the LOC123514883 gene encoding uncharacterized protein LOC123514883 has translation MVEAAGDFAVEKITELANKIYDTGNIPERMVESEFIVIPEKEGAVECGKHRTAVMDEMADLEGMKMGGMNINNIRYVDDTVLIADTEEKLQKLVDQFDVGCRRVGLKINIGKTEVEWSDQEKGTTEGECEWSSQ, from the exons ATGGTGGAGGCTGCTGGAGACTTTGCAGTAGAGAAGATCACAGAGCTTGCAAATAAAATATACGACACAGGAAATATACCTGAGAGAATGGTGGAATCTGAATTCATTGTAATACCGGAAAAAGAAGGAGCAGTAGAATGTGGTAAACATCGGACA GCCGTCATGGATGAAATGGCAGATTTGGAAGGTATGAAGATGGGAGGAATGAACATAAATAATATAAGATATGTTGATGATACTGTATTGATTGCAGACACAGAGGAGAAGTTACAAAAATTGGTGGATCAATTTGATGTGGGATGTAGGCGAGTTGGACTGAAGATAAACATCGGTAAAACAGAAGTTGAATGGAGTGACCAAGAGAAAGGAACAACTGAGGGTGAATGTGAAT GGTCATCTCAGTGA